A stretch of the Flavobacterium aquiphilum genome encodes the following:
- a CDS encoding SRPBCC family protein codes for MWTKSHSIVTNEVTKEQIWKLFADVNNWHTWDNGVEFAKLEGRFEKGNHFMFKPKGGPKLKIGIVEATENKSFTDFTKFPLAKMYGEHIFEETPNGLKLTTTMTVKGILSFLWVKIVAQKIVDTLPEDMQQQIKTAKNL; via the coding sequence ATGTGGACTAAATCTCACTCAATCGTAACAAATGAAGTTACAAAAGAACAAATTTGGAAACTCTTTGCAGATGTCAATAATTGGCATACTTGGGACAACGGAGTTGAATTTGCAAAATTGGAAGGCAGGTTTGAAAAAGGAAATCATTTTATGTTTAAGCCGAAAGGCGGACCAAAACTTAAAATTGGAATTGTAGAGGCAACCGAGAATAAGAGCTTTACGGACTTTACAAAATTTCCATTGGCTAAAATGTATGGAGAACATATTTTTGAAGAAACGCCAAATGGACTGAAACTGACAACAACAATGACAGTAAAAGGAATTTTGAGTTTTTTATGGGTAAAAATTGTAGCTCAAAAAATTGTTGATACATTGCCAGAAGATATGCAACAACAAATAAAAACTGCAAAAAATCTATGA
- a CDS encoding TolC family protein, with the protein MNKIKSYKYIVPLGICLAVASCTPALAPLAETKAVPQSFDKSTDTTNTSTTSWRTYFKDPNLVNLIDIALKNNQELQITLQEIEIAKNDIRVRKGALLPSVGIGAGAGIEKVGRYTSQGAGDASTEIKPGQEMPDPLGDLKIAAYAHWEVDIWKKLRNSKKAAVSRYLSTVEGKNFVITNLIAEVADSYYELLALDSQLEIVRKNIELQSNALEVVKIQKQAARATELAVQKFQAEVLASKSMEFDILQNIKETENKINFLLGQYPQEIKRSKGSFMDLMPAIVKSGIPSQLLANRPDIKQAELELEAAKLDVKVARAEFYPSLDITAAIGVNAFKPSYLFTLPESLLYSLAGDIAAPLINRNAIKAEYSSANARQIQALYNYERTILNAYLEVSTQLSKINNLEKSYDLKSQQVTAMNRSIDVAGDLFKSAKADYFEVLMTQRDALESQLELIDTKKEQLAASVHVYRDLGGGWK; encoded by the coding sequence ATGAATAAAATAAAGTCCTATAAATATATTGTCCCGCTAGGTATTTGCCTGGCGGTGGCAAGTTGTACTCCGGCTCTTGCACCTTTGGCAGAAACCAAAGCTGTTCCTCAATCTTTCGATAAGAGCACTGATACGACTAATACATCTACCACATCTTGGCGTACTTATTTTAAAGATCCAAATTTGGTAAACCTGATTGATATTGCTTTAAAAAACAATCAGGAGTTGCAAATTACTTTGCAGGAAATCGAAATTGCAAAGAATGATATCCGAGTAAGAAAAGGTGCGCTTTTACCATCAGTTGGTATTGGAGCAGGAGCAGGGATAGAAAAAGTAGGAAGATATACTAGCCAAGGAGCTGGTGATGCTTCTACTGAAATTAAACCTGGTCAGGAAATGCCTGATCCATTGGGTGATTTAAAAATCGCTGCCTATGCACACTGGGAAGTAGATATCTGGAAAAAACTGCGCAACTCTAAGAAAGCTGCCGTTAGCAGATATTTATCAACTGTTGAAGGTAAAAACTTTGTGATTACTAATTTAATTGCTGAAGTAGCCGATTCGTATTATGAATTATTGGCTCTCGACAGTCAGTTAGAGATTGTAAGAAAGAATATTGAGCTGCAATCAAATGCTTTGGAGGTTGTAAAAATCCAAAAGCAAGCAGCAAGAGCCACTGAATTGGCGGTTCAAAAATTCCAGGCAGAGGTTTTAGCTTCCAAAAGTATGGAGTTCGATATTCTGCAAAACATAAAGGAAACCGAAAATAAAATCAATTTTCTGTTAGGGCAATATCCACAGGAGATAAAAAGAAGTAAAGGCAGTTTCATGGACTTGATGCCTGCGATTGTAAAATCGGGTATTCCGTCTCAATTATTGGCTAATCGTCCTGATATTAAACAAGCCGAATTGGAATTGGAAGCTGCAAAGTTAGACGTGAAAGTGGCTCGCGCCGAGTTCTATCCTTCGCTTGACATTACTGCTGCAATTGGGGTAAATGCATTCAAGCCTTCTTATTTGTTTACGCTTCCTGAATCGTTGTTGTATTCCCTGGCGGGTGATATTGCTGCTCCGTTAATTAACAGAAATGCGATTAAAGCAGAGTATAGTTCTGCCAATGCAAGACAAATTCAGGCTTTATATAATTATGAGCGAACTATTTTAAATGCCTATTTGGAAGTATCAACTCAACTTTCGAAAATCAATAATTTGGAAAAAAGCTATGATTTAAAATCACAGCAAGTGACTGCGATGAATCGCTCGATTGATGTTGCGGGCGATTTGTTCAAGTCAGCCAAAGCCGATTATTTTGAAGTTTTGATGACTCAGCGTGATGCTTTGGAATCTCAACTTGAATTGATTGATACCAAAAAAGAACAACTAGCAGCCTCAGTCCATGTGTACAGAGACCTGGGAGGAGGTTGGAAATAA
- a CDS encoding efflux RND transporter permease subunit has product MFNKFIQRPVLSIVISLVIVFLGILAMTSLPVTQFPSISPPKVNITADYPGANGELMIKAVVIPLERALNGVPGMKYITSDAGNDGEANVQVIFNLGTDPNQAAINVQNRVSSVINKLPPLVVREGLKITREEPNMLLYINLFSKDPKTSQKFLFNYADINILSDIKRVNGVGVADILGNREYAMRIWLKPDRMLAYKISADEVMEALSNQSLEASPGKTGESSGKRSQAFEYVLKYKGRYTTPQGYENIVVRSNADGEMLRLKDVADVEFGSSMYDIYSSIDGKPSAAITIKQSYGSNASQVIEDVKAKMEELKKSFPKGMDYEISYDVSKFLDASIEKVIHTLVEAFILVGLVVFIFLGDWRSTLIPAIAVPVSLVGTFAFMQMFGITINLITLFALVLAIGVVVDDAIVVIEAVHAKMEEEHLSARKATKKAMNEIGGAIIAITFLMAAVFIPVAFMSGPVGIFYRQFSITMATSIILSGIVALTLTPALCALMLKNVHGKPRPKNLVNRFLDGFNKQFNFLSERYQKILAMVINRRSVSIGVLVGFCIGIFFINNSLPSGFIPSEDQGMFYAIIQTPPGSSLERTNAIAEKLQKVAEKVEGVKSVSALAGYEILSEGTGSNTGTCLINLKDWHDRKHNVEEIIKELEEETKDISGATIEYFQPPAVPGYGAAGGFELRLLDKAGSGDYKKMETVSREFVKELKKRPELTSVFTFYSASFPQYMLDIDNDLAQQKGVSIDDAMNTLSTLVGSNYETNFIKYDRQYKVIVQASPQYRALPEDILKLYVKNNRDEMVPFSSFMKMRKVYGLSEITRHNMYNAAEISGAPAIGYSSGTAIEVVKEVAAKTLPRGFGIDWAGISADEVARGNEAIYIFLICLGFVYLVLAAQYESFILPLVVILSLPAGIFGAFLFLKLFGLANNIYAQVAFVMLIGLLGKNAVLIVEFAAQKHSQGASVLDAAMQGAAVRFRPILMTSFAFIAGLIPLAIASDPGKIGNRTLGSAAAGGMLIGTICGVLIIPGLYYIFAKISERHQFSKKDDENPFTEYLNDHE; this is encoded by the coding sequence ATGTTTAATAAATTTATACAGAGACCCGTATTATCGATAGTAATATCGTTAGTTATTGTCTTTTTAGGGATATTGGCAATGACTAGTTTGCCGGTAACACAATTCCCTTCCATTTCACCTCCAAAAGTAAATATTACTGCCGATTATCCTGGAGCTAATGGTGAGTTGATGATTAAAGCGGTTGTAATTCCTCTTGAAAGAGCCTTAAATGGAGTTCCGGGAATGAAATACATCACATCGGATGCAGGAAATGATGGAGAAGCAAACGTTCAGGTGATTTTTAATCTTGGGACCGATCCAAACCAAGCAGCTATTAACGTACAAAACCGTGTATCTTCAGTAATCAATAAGCTTCCTCCTTTGGTAGTGAGAGAAGGTTTGAAAATCACACGCGAAGAGCCTAATATGCTTTTGTATATTAACTTATTCAGTAAAGACCCAAAAACAAGTCAAAAATTCCTTTTCAACTATGCGGATATCAATATTCTTTCTGATATTAAACGTGTAAATGGTGTTGGGGTTGCTGATATTTTAGGAAATCGTGAATATGCGATGCGTATTTGGTTGAAGCCAGACCGAATGTTGGCTTACAAAATTTCGGCCGACGAAGTTATGGAAGCATTGAGTAACCAAAGTTTGGAAGCTTCTCCCGGTAAAACAGGGGAAAGTTCCGGTAAAAGATCTCAGGCTTTTGAATATGTATTGAAATACAAAGGGAGGTACACTACACCTCAAGGATATGAAAATATCGTAGTACGTTCCAATGCTGACGGTGAAATGCTTCGATTGAAAGACGTTGCCGATGTAGAGTTTGGAAGTTCCATGTATGATATTTATTCGAGTATCGACGGAAAACCATCTGCGGCAATTACTATAAAACAATCGTATGGAAGTAATGCCAGTCAGGTAATTGAGGATGTTAAAGCCAAAATGGAGGAATTAAAGAAATCGTTCCCAAAAGGAATGGATTATGAAATAAGTTATGACGTTTCTAAATTCCTTGATGCTTCGATTGAAAAAGTAATCCATACATTAGTAGAAGCTTTCATATTGGTGGGTCTTGTGGTGTTCATTTTCCTTGGAGATTGGCGCTCAACACTTATTCCTGCTATTGCAGTACCCGTTTCGTTAGTAGGTACTTTTGCTTTTATGCAAATGTTCGGAATTACCATCAACTTGATTACGTTATTTGCGCTTGTGTTGGCAATTGGGGTCGTGGTCGATGATGCGATCGTTGTTATTGAAGCCGTCCACGCCAAGATGGAAGAAGAACATCTCTCGGCCAGAAAGGCAACCAAAAAAGCGATGAATGAGATTGGTGGAGCGATTATCGCAATTACCTTCTTGATGGCCGCGGTATTTATTCCTGTAGCATTTATGTCTGGTCCGGTAGGGATTTTCTATCGTCAGTTCTCGATCACGATGGCAACTTCAATTATTTTGTCAGGGATAGTAGCATTGACATTGACTCCGGCATTGTGTGCTTTGATGCTGAAAAATGTTCATGGGAAACCACGTCCTAAGAATTTAGTTAATAGATTCTTGGATGGTTTCAATAAACAGTTCAATTTCTTATCAGAGAGATACCAAAAAATATTGGCGATGGTCATCAATAGAAGATCAGTTTCTATTGGGGTTTTAGTTGGATTTTGTATCGGGATATTTTTTATAAATAATAGTCTTCCTTCAGGATTTATTCCGAGTGAAGATCAGGGAATGTTTTATGCAATTATTCAGACTCCTCCTGGTTCATCATTGGAAAGAACCAATGCGATAGCTGAAAAACTTCAAAAAGTTGCTGAGAAAGTTGAAGGAGTGAAATCGGTATCTGCTCTTGCGGGTTATGAAATCTTATCTGAAGGAACTGGTTCTAACACGGGAACTTGTTTGATCAACTTAAAAGATTGGCATGATCGTAAACACAATGTTGAGGAGATTATCAAAGAATTAGAGGAAGAAACCAAAGACATTTCGGGTGCTACCATTGAGTATTTCCAACCTCCGGCTGTTCCCGGATATGGAGCTGCAGGTGGATTCGAATTACGTTTATTGGATAAAGCTGGCTCCGGGGATTATAAAAAAATGGAAACGGTAAGTAGGGAATTCGTTAAGGAACTAAAAAAACGTCCTGAATTAACTTCTGTGTTTACATTTTATAGTGCAAGTTTCCCTCAATACATGCTTGATATCGATAATGATTTGGCACAACAAAAAGGTGTTAGTATCGATGATGCCATGAATACTTTGTCAACACTTGTGGGTAGTAACTATGAAACAAACTTCATTAAATACGACCGTCAGTATAAAGTAATTGTTCAGGCATCTCCACAATACAGAGCGCTTCCTGAAGACATATTGAAATTGTACGTGAAAAATAACAGAGACGAAATGGTACCTTTTTCTTCTTTTATGAAAATGAGAAAAGTATATGGACTTTCTGAAATTACGAGACACAATATGTACAATGCAGCCGAAATTAGTGGAGCTCCTGCAATTGGTTACAGTTCCGGAACTGCTATTGAAGTGGTAAAAGAAGTTGCTGCCAAAACACTTCCTAGAGGATTTGGTATTGACTGGGCAGGTATCTCTGCCGATGAGGTTGCCAGAGGAAACGAGGCGATTTATATTTTCTTAATCTGTCTTGGCTTCGTTTATTTGGTTCTTGCAGCTCAATACGAAAGTTTCATATTGCCGCTTGTTGTTATTTTATCATTGCCGGCAGGTATTTTTGGAGCCTTCTTGTTCTTGAAATTATTTGGTCTTGCTAATAATATCTATGCTCAGGTTGCTTTTGTAATGCTCATCGGATTGCTGGGTAAAAATGCTGTACTTATTGTAGAGTTTGCCGCGCAGAAGCATAGTCAGGGCGCGTCGGTACTCGATGCAGCGATGCAAGGAGCAGCAGTTCGTTTCCGTCCAATTTTGATGACATCGTTCGCGTTTATTGCAGGTTTGATTCCGTTGGCAATTGCTTCCGATCCGGGTAAAATTGGAAACAGAACACTTGGTTCTGCGGCAGCAGGGGGGATGCTTATTGGTACAATTTGCGGGGTATTAATTATTCCTGGCTTGTATTACATTTTTGCAAAAATTTCTGAAAGACATCAGTTCTCTAAAAAAGATGATGAAAATCCATTTACCGAATATTTGAATGATCATGAATAA
- a CDS encoding efflux RND transporter periplasmic adaptor subunit produces MKKTLVLTGLIAMLCLTSCTTKKEEKEEAVKFTVTNPVQIDTSFTKQYVSQIRSVRNIEIRAQEKGFLQNIYVDEGQFVKAGQVLFRIMPKVYEAELLRARAEEKAAEIELQNAKTLADKNIVSKNEQAVAQAKLDQARAEVSLAKLHLSFTEIRAPFDGTIDRIPKKLGSLIDEGELLTSLSDNSNMFAYFNVSEPEYLDYQVNKSDRASSTVTLLLANGQPLKYKGQVEVIESEFNSETGNIAFRAKFPNSEKLLRNGETGSVLMTVPLRNALVIPQKATYEIQDKKYVFVVDKNNVIKSKEITIKGEMPDLYVIESGITANDKIVFDGIQKADDNEKIQYEYLKPKEVLSSLRLKAE; encoded by the coding sequence ATGAAAAAAACACTCGTGTTAACTGGTTTAATTGCCATGTTGTGCCTAACAAGCTGTACAACAAAAAAAGAAGAGAAAGAAGAAGCTGTGAAGTTTACGGTTACTAATCCCGTTCAAATTGATACTTCATTTACCAAGCAGTATGTTTCGCAGATTCGTTCCGTTAGAAATATTGAAATCCGTGCTCAGGAAAAAGGTTTCCTGCAAAATATTTATGTTGATGAAGGACAATTTGTAAAAGCCGGTCAGGTTTTGTTCAGAATTATGCCAAAAGTGTATGAGGCTGAATTATTAAGAGCCAGAGCAGAAGAAAAAGCGGCAGAAATCGAACTTCAAAATGCTAAAACCTTAGCTGATAAAAATATTGTTTCAAAAAATGAACAGGCTGTAGCCCAGGCAAAATTAGACCAAGCCAGAGCTGAAGTTTCATTGGCAAAACTTCATTTGTCATTTACCGAAATCAGAGCTCCGTTTGACGGAACTATTGACCGTATCCCTAAAAAATTAGGAAGTCTTATAGACGAAGGAGAATTATTAACCAGCCTTTCGGACAACAGCAATATGTTTGCTTATTTTAATGTATCCGAACCCGAATATTTGGATTATCAAGTCAATAAAAGTGACAGAGCAAGCAGTACGGTAACTTTGCTTTTGGCAAATGGTCAACCTTTAAAATACAAAGGGCAGGTTGAAGTTATAGAAAGTGAATTTAATAGCGAAACTGGTAATATTGCCTTTAGAGCAAAATTCCCAAATTCGGAAAAATTATTGAGAAACGGTGAAACAGGTTCTGTTTTAATGACTGTTCCGTTGAGAAATGCATTGGTTATACCTCAAAAAGCCACTTACGAAATACAGGATAAAAAATATGTATTTGTAGTAGATAAAAACAACGTAATTAAATCCAAAGAGATTACGATTAAAGGGGAAATGCCTGATTTATATGTTATCGAATCTGGTATAACTGCCAATGATAAAATAGTTTTTGATGGTATTCAAAAAGCGGATGATAATGAGAAAATTCAGTATGAGTATCTAAAGCCGAAAGAAGTATTGTCTAGCTTAAGATTAAAAGCAGAGTAG
- a CDS encoding FUSC family protein — MDVKNTICKELNNLFFLKQSGRKWHLALLASICIGIPLLIGLYFGNIKYGLLASQGSMVILYLPSFGNFTKNMMTILICSLGLMTSFVFGLLFSFNPYVSCIAFGLFACTIHWIHLYYKTPPPGNFFFILVASVASCFPYNLSEIPLKTGLFALGTILSCLLAVGYTVLLSIKEKSPTAKQDKSIIKKNKYADFMEAIIVGVFMFLTMLIGHLLQFKNPYWIPISCAAVMQGSSLYHIWQRSFHRILGTFIGLGFSWILLKTIDVPFAICFAIIILQFIVEILVVRQYAIAVIFITPMTILLTEAANPLAQNPNMLIHLRFIEISIGSILGAIGGWVIYKEKIRYLAIRGIQKIAIGVNKKIK, encoded by the coding sequence ATGGACGTAAAAAACACAATTTGTAAAGAACTTAACAATTTGTTTTTCCTCAAACAATCCGGTAGAAAATGGCATTTGGCATTGTTGGCATCCATTTGCATTGGAATTCCGTTATTGATAGGATTGTATTTTGGAAACATAAAATATGGTCTCTTGGCTTCACAGGGAAGTATGGTTATCCTTTACCTACCAAGTTTTGGCAACTTTACCAAAAACATGATGACCATATTAATTTGTTCTTTGGGACTTATGACTTCTTTTGTTTTCGGTTTACTCTTCAGTTTTAATCCTTATGTTTCGTGTATTGCTTTTGGGCTATTTGCCTGTACGATTCATTGGATTCATCTTTATTATAAAACGCCTCCACCGGGCAATTTCTTTTTTATATTGGTTGCCTCTGTCGCAAGCTGTTTTCCATACAATCTATCTGAAATTCCTTTAAAGACAGGGCTTTTTGCATTGGGAACCATACTCTCTTGTTTACTCGCTGTAGGCTATACTGTACTCTTATCGATTAAAGAAAAATCTCCAACTGCAAAGCAAGATAAATCGATAATTAAAAAGAACAAGTATGCCGACTTTATGGAGGCAATTATAGTAGGTGTATTTATGTTTTTGACAATGCTTATAGGTCATTTACTCCAATTCAAAAATCCGTATTGGATTCCTATTTCCTGCGCTGCTGTGATGCAGGGTTCATCGTTGTATCATATTTGGCAAAGATCGTTTCATCGTATTTTGGGGACTTTCATTGGCTTAGGATTTTCCTGGATATTGCTAAAAACTATCGATGTACCCTTTGCAATATGCTTTGCTATAATTATTCTTCAATTTATTGTCGAAATACTGGTCGTAAGGCAATATGCAATTGCTGTTATTTTTATTACGCCAATGACTATATTATTAACCGAAGCTGCAAACCCATTGGCACAGAATCCTAATATGTTAATTCATTTGCGATTCATAGAAATTTCAATTGGAAGTATTCTGGGAGCTATAGGAGGTTGGGTTATCTATAAAGAAAAAATCCGCTACTTGGCAATTCGAGGGATTCAGAAAATTGCCATTGGGGTAAACAAAAAAATTAAATAA
- a CDS encoding pentapeptide repeat-containing protein, whose translation MPEYFLDIEYNNHIYGVDEMSFKEFECCTFNNCTFSACNFMDVTFIDCVFNDCIFSQGKINHVALRTVTFNRCEIKDVNFAMCSKLIFEVRFNNCVLDFSKFYALKIKGTPFINCSMIAVDFMAADLTETLFENCDLYRSEFAKATANKANFKTSRNYTIDPKTTKLKKAVFALEGLKGLLYKHEIIVN comes from the coding sequence ATGCCTGAATATTTTCTAGATATCGAATACAATAACCATATTTATGGCGTAGATGAAATGAGTTTTAAGGAATTTGAGTGCTGTACATTCAATAACTGCACTTTTTCGGCCTGTAACTTCATGGATGTTACTTTTATCGATTGTGTTTTTAATGATTGTATTTTTAGCCAGGGAAAAATCAATCATGTGGCGTTGAGAACGGTGACTTTTAATCGTTGCGAAATCAAAGATGTTAATTTTGCGATGTGCAGCAAGCTGATTTTTGAAGTTCGTTTTAACAATTGTGTTTTGGATTTTTCCAAATTTTACGCCCTGAAAATAAAAGGAACGCCTTTTATCAATTGCAGCATGATTGCAGTGGATTTCATGGCTGCCGATTTGACCGAAACATTGTTTGAAAATTGTGATTTGTACCGCTCCGAATTTGCCAAAGCCACTGCCAATAAAGCCAATTTTAAAACCAGTCGCAATTACACCATTGACCCCAAAACAACCAAATTGAAGAAAGCTGTTTTTGCATTAGAAGGCCTAAAAGGGTTGCTCTACAAACACGAAATAATAGTAAATTGA
- a CDS encoding ABC transporter ATP-binding protein translates to MENNKVLETIGLTKYFYDPVKFKVLTSIDLSIDHGEFVSIVGKSGCGKSTLLYLLSTMDTDYEGQILIHNELVTGKSDKVLAQIRNENIGFVFQFHYLLIEYNVLKNVMLPGMKLVKFTEQELEHRALEHLKVLGMEDHALKMPNQLSGGEKQRVAIARALINDPLIIMGDEPTGNLDKRNSDMVFDIFRELTIEKKQTLLIVTHDNDFANKTNRIITMEDGRIIS, encoded by the coding sequence ATGGAGAATAATAAAGTATTGGAAACCATAGGGCTAACGAAGTATTTCTACGATCCGGTAAAATTTAAAGTGCTAACCTCAATTGATTTGAGTATTGATCATGGAGAATTTGTTTCGATTGTGGGAAAATCAGGTTGCGGAAAATCGACCCTGTTATATTTGCTTTCTACCATGGATACCGATTATGAAGGGCAAATATTAATTCACAATGAGCTTGTGACTGGAAAATCGGATAAGGTATTGGCGCAAATTCGGAATGAAAATATTGGTTTTGTGTTTCAATTCCACTATTTATTGATAGAATACAATGTTTTAAAAAACGTGATGTTGCCCGGAATGAAATTGGTCAAATTTACAGAGCAGGAGTTAGAGCATCGTGCATTAGAACATTTAAAAGTTTTAGGTATGGAAGATCATGCGCTAAAAATGCCGAATCAATTAAGTGGTGGGGAAAAACAAAGGGTAGCTATTGCCAGGGCATTAATAAACGACCCACTAATTATTATGGGAGATGAGCCAACAGGAAATTTAGATAAGCGAAATAGCGATATGGTTTTTGATATTTTTAGGGAGCTGACAATAGAAAAAAAACAAACCCTGCTTATTGTTACTCATGATAACGATTTTGCCAATAAAACCAATAGAATCATCACTATGGAAGACGGTAGGATTATTTCCTGA
- a CDS encoding ABC transporter permease: MNFKLIVNIALHLLQARLKQTIVAAIGVTFSIAMFIALVSFMNGLNKLLDGLMLNRTPHVRLYNDIKPSEHQPITLAEAYKKSTNFIRSIKPKDIGKSIYNSKAIIANLKNDPRIIDVAPKITSPVFFNSGTIEISGVINGIDVLSEEKIFKISEYIIEGKVTSLLQNNSIILGKGLANKMLLVVGDIIKVTSPNGHLTSLKIVGISQMGISDVDDVMSYTSLGTAQKILGEPTNYITDIQIQLYDKTIALELAKEFRRKFNLDAIDYQTVNAQFETGSKIRNIISYAVGIVLLIVAGFGIYNILNMMIYEKMDSIAILKATGFSGNDVKWIFISLSLVIGLVGGIFGLLFGFVFSSIIDVIPFRTTSLPTITTYPIYYDSIFYVIGIVFALFTTTIAGYFPASKASKVDPVEIIRGK; encoded by the coding sequence ATGAACTTTAAACTTATAGTAAATATTGCGTTGCATTTGCTTCAGGCTAGGCTCAAGCAAACGATAGTTGCTGCGATAGGCGTGACTTTCAGTATTGCTATGTTTATTGCATTGGTCAGTTTTATGAATGGACTTAATAAACTGCTGGATGGATTGATGCTCAACAGAACACCACATGTGCGATTGTATAATGACATAAAGCCATCCGAGCATCAGCCGATAACTTTGGCGGAAGCCTATAAAAAAAGTACTAATTTTATTCGTTCTATCAAGCCAAAAGATATTGGAAAATCAATCTACAACAGTAAAGCCATTATTGCTAATTTAAAAAATGACCCACGCATTATTGATGTGGCGCCTAAAATCACGAGTCCGGTTTTTTTTAACTCTGGAACCATTGAGATTTCTGGAGTTATCAACGGAATAGATGTTTTGTCCGAAGAAAAAATATTTAAAATTAGTGAATACATTATCGAAGGGAAAGTGACCAGTTTACTTCAAAATAATAGCATCATTTTGGGAAAAGGACTTGCCAATAAAATGTTGCTTGTTGTTGGGGATATTATCAAAGTTACTTCTCCCAATGGTCATTTGACTTCTCTTAAAATAGTTGGTATTTCTCAAATGGGGATTTCTGATGTAGATGATGTAATGAGTTATACTTCATTAGGAACTGCCCAAAAAATATTGGGCGAACCTACCAACTATATTACCGATATTCAAATTCAATTATACGACAAAACAATAGCGCTTGAACTTGCAAAAGAGTTTAGGCGTAAATTCAATTTGGATGCAATTGACTATCAAACGGTCAATGCACAATTTGAGACCGGAAGTAAAATTCGAAATATTATATCCTATGCCGTGGGGATTGTTTTATTGATCGTGGCGGGTTTTGGGATTTATAATATTTTAAACATGATGATTTATGAAAAAATGGACAGCATCGCAATTCTAAAAGCGACTGGGTTTTCCGGGAATGATGTGAAATGGATTTTTATCTCACTTTCATTGGTTATAGGACTTGTGGGAGGAATATTTGGACTGTTATTTGGATTTGTTTTTTCCTCGATTATAGATGTGATTCCATTCAGGACAACTTCTTTGCCCACTATTACTACTTATCCTATTTATTACGATAGTATTTTTTATGTTATAGGGATTGTTTTTGCCTTATTTACGACTACAATCGCGGGTTATTTTCCTGCTTCAAAAGCCAGCAAGGTTGATCCGGTAGAAATCATTAGAGGGAAATAG
- a CDS encoding efflux RND transporter periplasmic adaptor subunit, whose translation MDFRSILFYGFTFFLMAACSNKEDSAIKPTLGDVTESVYASGVIKAEGQYVVYAAVNGNLRKIDVTVGQTISIGQKLFELDEDRANLNTQNAELAYKLSQQSSQYTKDRIAEIEIKIQSAKNKMLLDESILKRNKNAKELGNISDVDYERLELSYKSSKLEYEAGIKQLAELKAQLQNEEIRNSNVLKINRKNQNDFTVRSAFSGQLFDILVREGAYITPQIPLATIGKSNSFLLELQVDENDMARIVLGQKGFITMDSYKGEVFEAIIDKIYPIMVEQSRTFKIEAHFVKPPPKLYPNLTAEANIVIKTKKNVITIPTNYLIQNEYVLVNKNEKRKVKTGLKNYQKVEILEGLKPSESIYKPDNEL comes from the coding sequence ATGGATTTCAGATCAATACTATTTTATGGTTTTACTTTTTTTTTGATGGCAGCGTGTTCTAATAAAGAGGACAGTGCGATCAAACCTACTTTGGGTGACGTGACCGAAAGTGTTTATGCATCAGGAGTGATAAAAGCAGAAGGGCAGTATGTTGTTTATGCCGCAGTAAACGGGAATCTACGAAAAATTGATGTAACAGTTGGTCAAACAATATCCATAGGTCAAAAGTTATTTGAATTGGATGAAGACAGGGCTAATTTGAATACTCAGAACGCAGAATTAGCCTATAAATTAAGTCAGCAAAGTAGTCAATATACAAAAGATAGAATTGCTGAAATTGAAATTAAAATTCAATCCGCAAAAAACAAAATGCTCTTGGACGAATCTATTTTGAAAAGGAATAAAAATGCAAAAGAGTTAGGAAATATTTCGGATGTAGATTATGAACGATTAGAATTATCCTATAAAAGTTCAAAGCTTGAATACGAAGCAGGGATTAAGCAATTGGCAGAGCTTAAAGCACAATTGCAAAATGAGGAAATTAGAAATAGTAATGTATTGAAAATCAACAGAAAGAATCAAAACGATTTTACTGTTAGAAGTGCTTTTTCGGGACAATTATTTGATATATTGGTTCGGGAAGGAGCATATATTACACCTCAAATACCGCTTGCAACCATCGGAAAATCCAATTCGTTTTTATTAGAGTTACAGGTGGATGAAAACGATATGGCCCGGATAGTTCTTGGTCAAAAAGGTTTTATAACTATGGACAGTTATAAAGGGGAGGTCTTTGAGGCAATAATTGATAAGATTTATCCAATTATGGTTGAACAATCCCGTACATTCAAAATTGAAGCTCACTTTGTAAAACCACCTCCAAAACTTTATCCAAACTTGACTGCTGAAGCGAACATTGTTATTAAAACCAAAAAGAATGTTATTACAATTCCAACAAATTATTTGATTCAAAATGAATACGTTTTAGTGAATAAAAATGAAAAACGAAAAGTAAAAACAGGCTTAAAGAATTATCAGAAAGTCGAGATCTTGGAAGGATTAAAACCAAGTGAATCTATTTATAAACCGGATAATGAACTTTAA